A genome region from Carya illinoinensis cultivar Pawnee chromosome 2, C.illinoinensisPawnee_v1, whole genome shotgun sequence includes the following:
- the LOC122301497 gene encoding putative serine/threonine-protein kinase-like protein CCR3 isoform X1, which produces MTKLPSSASAVGVILTILVIISRTPSTHALGSGATLAISFDSATVCGIVALQPKQSIQCYRRGQIISVLPNVSFSSISGGRNFFCGLRSGGYSFFCWFTTEFPNSTLDPQRVYFNNTVLLGNLSVGDDQICATVIRTGSVKCWRDSGAVGLPPASDAFVSISSGFGFSCGILRDSNQVRCWGKNTVLANQTQTEFGNMSMKSIVAGGSHVCGVNSTGFVVCKGHNDSGQLNVPSNWPWEFSSLALGANHSCGIRRENESVVCWGGEGQYSVNMTQGVSFTTIASGSNFTCGLTTRNLSIICWGPGWPGEANSSLMSDLPKILPGPCDNSSCGECGLYPLSQILCSGFGNICRPCLTQISMPPPPPPVSFPPGATGSSPSKGLRRGLLAFCIVGSVGAFAGICTVIYCLWTGVCFGKKKVHNSVQPTITRDPSSNNGTTSNNSPPSRSSTIRRQGSRIMRRQRSGTSSKHADRAEEFSLGELAVATNNFSLENKLGAGSFGVVYRGKLTDGREVAIKRGETGPKTKKFQEKESAFDSELAFLSRLHHKHLVRLVGYCEENDERLLVYEHMKNGALYDHLHDKNNVEKSSSVLNSWKMRIKIALDAARGIEYLHNYAVPTIIHRDIKSSNILLDANWTARVSDFGLSLMGPESDHDYRPTKAAGTVGYIDPEYYGLNVLTAKSDVYGLGIVLLELLTGKRAIFRNGEDGGAPISVVDFAVPAIMAGDLVKILDSRVGPPELNEVEAVELMAYTALHCVNLEGKDRPTMADIVANLDRALAVCDVSHGSISSGFREH; this is translated from the exons ATGACGAAACTACCCTCCTCCGCTTCCGCCGTAGGCGTCATTCTTACCATCCTTGTCATCATCTCTAGGACACCTTCAACCCATGCGCTCGGCTCCGGCGCTACCCTTGCCATCAGCTTCGATTCCGCCACTGTCTGCGGCATCGTCGCCTTGCAACCCAAGCAAAGCATCCAATGCTACCGACGTGGCCAAATCATCTCCGTCCTGCCCAACGTCAGCTTCTCCTCAATCTCTGGCGGCCGTAACTTCTTCTGTGGCCTCCGCTCCGGTGGCTACAGCTTCTTTTGCTGGTTCACCACTGAGTTTCCCAACAGTACCTTAGATCCCCAACGGGTTTACTTCAACAACACTGTTCTATTAGGGAACCTTTCGGTCGGTGACGACCAAATCTGCGCCACGGTGATTCGTACAGGCTCCGTCAAGTGCTGGAGAGATAGCGGCGCGGTTGGACTGCCACCTGCGTCCGATGCGTTTGTGTCAATATCGTCTGGGTTTGGATTCTCTTGCGGTATTTTGAGGGACAGCAATCAGGTTCGCTGCTGGGGTAAAAATACAGTTTTAGCGAATCAGACACAGACAGAATTTGGGAACATGTCGATGAAGAGTATTGTAGCGGGTGGCTCACATGTTTGCGGGGTGAATTCCACTGGGTTTGTGGTTTGCAAAGGACACAACGATTCTGGGCAGTTGAATGTTCCTTCGAATTGGCCGTGGGAGTTCTCGTCATTGGCGCTTGGAGCGAACCATAGTTGTGGAATTAGGCGAGAAAATGAATCGGTTGTGTGTTGGGGTGGGGAAGGGCAGTATTCAGTGAATATGACACAAGGGGTTTCGTTTACAACGATTGCTTCCGGGTCGAATTTTACTTGTGGCTTAACTACGAGAAATTTATCGATTATATGTTGGGGACCCGGGTGGCCTGGCGAGGCTAATTCTAGTTTAATGTCTGATCTTCCTAAAATTCTTCCAGGGCCTTGTGATAATTCTTCCTGTGGCGAGTGTGGTCTGTATCCGCTATCTCAGATTTTGTGCTCTGGTTTTGGGAATATTTGCAGGCCCTGTCTGACTCAAATTTCAATgccgccgccgccgccgccaGTATCATTTCCACCAGGGGCAACGGGTTCATCTCCATCGAAGGGATTGAGGCGGGGTTTATTGGCTTTTTGCATTGTAGGGTCGGTTGGAGCTTTCGCTGGTATTTGCACAGTAATCTACTGCTTGTGGACTGGAGTTTGTTTTGGGAAGAAAAAAGTGCATAATTCAGTGCAACCCACAATTACCAGAGATCCCAGTTCTAACAATGGCACAACCTCAAACAATAGTCCGCCTTCGAGATCATCCACCATTAGGCGTCAGGGTTCGAGAATTATGAGGCGCCAGAGGAGTGGAACCTCATCCAAGCACGCAGACAGGGCTGAGGAATTTTCATTAGGCGAGCTTGCAGTAGCCACCAACAATTTCTCCCTAGAGAACAAGCTTGGTGCTGGAAGCTTTGGTGTTGTGTACAGAGGCAAGTTAACAGATGGCCGAGAGGTTGCGATCAAAAGGGGAGAAACGGGTCCAAAGACGAAGAAATTTCAAGAGAAAGAAAGTGCATTTGATTCAGAGTTGGCTTTCTTGTCCCGTCTTCACCACAAACACTTGGTCAGGCTTGTTGGGTATTGCGAGGAAAATGATGAAAGGCTCTTGGTTTACGAGCACATGAAGAACGGTGCTCTTTATGATCATTTGCATGACAAAAACAATGTGGAAAAGAGTAGTAGTGTTTTGAATTCTTGGAAGATGAGGATAAAAATCGCGTTAGATGCAGCCAGAGGGATTGAATATCTTCATAATTATGCAGTGCCAACAATAATTCACAGAGACATCAAGTCCTCTAACATATTACTCGATGCCAATTGGACAGCAAGAGTATCTGACTTTGGATTATCATTAATGGGTCCAGAATCCGATCATGATTACAGACCGACGAAAGCAGCCGGAACTGTTGGTTACATTGATCCTGAATACTATGGTCTAAATGTATTGACGGCAAAGAGTGATGTTTATGGACTTGGAATAGTACTATTAGAGCTTTTGACAGGAAAGAGAGCAATATTCAGGAACGGTGAAGATGGAGGAGCACCCATAAGTGTGGTGGACTTTGCAGTGCCAGCAATTATGGCCGGAGACTTGGTAAAGATCCTAGACTCCAGGGTTGGGCCACCAGAGCTGAATGAAGTAGAAGCAGTGGAGCTGATGGCCTATACTGCACTGCATTGTGTGAATTTGGAAGGGAAGGACAGGCCAACAATGGCTGACATTGTGGCTAATTTGGACAGGGCATTGGCTGTCTGTGATGTTAGTCATGGGAGCATCTCTAGTG GATTTCGTGAACACTGA
- the LOC122301497 gene encoding putative serine/threonine-protein kinase-like protein CCR3 isoform X2, which translates to MTKLPSSASAVGVILTILVIISRTPSTHALGSGATLAISFDSATVCGIVALQPKQSIQCYRRGQIISVLPNVSFSSISGGRNFFCGLRSGGYSFFCWFTTEFPNSTLDPQRVYFNNTVLLGNLSVGDDQICATVIRTGSVKCWRDSGAVGLPPASDAFVSISSGFGFSCGILRDSNQVRCWGKNTVLANQTQTEFGNMSMKSIVAGGSHVCGVNSTGFVVCKGHNDSGQLNVPSNWPWEFSSLALGANHSCGIRRENESVVCWGGEGQYSVNMTQGVSFTTIASGSNFTCGLTTRNLSIICWGPGWPGEANSSLMSDLPKILPGPCDNSSCGECGLYPLSQILCSGFGNICRPCLTQISMPPPPPPVSFPPGATGSSPSKGLRRGLLAFCIVGSVGAFAGICTVIYCLWTGVCFGKKKVHNSVQPTITRDPSSNNGTTSNNSPPSRSSTIRRQGSRIMRRQRSGTSSKHADRAEEFSLGELAVATNNFSLENKLGAGSFGVVYRGKLTDGREVAIKRGETGPKTKKFQEKESAFDSELAFLSRLHHKHLVRLVGYCEENDERLLVYEHMKNGALYDHLHDKNNVEKSSSVLNSWKMRIKIALDAARGIEYLHNYAVPTIIHRDIKSSNILLDANWTARVSDFGLSLMGPESDHDYRPTKAAGTVGYIDPEYYGLNVLTAKSDVYGLGIVLLELLTGKRAIFRNGEDGGAPISVVDFAVPAIMAGDLVKILDSRVGPPELNEVEAVELMAYTALHCVNLEGKDRPTMADIVANLDRALAVCDVSHGSISSV; encoded by the exons ATGACGAAACTACCCTCCTCCGCTTCCGCCGTAGGCGTCATTCTTACCATCCTTGTCATCATCTCTAGGACACCTTCAACCCATGCGCTCGGCTCCGGCGCTACCCTTGCCATCAGCTTCGATTCCGCCACTGTCTGCGGCATCGTCGCCTTGCAACCCAAGCAAAGCATCCAATGCTACCGACGTGGCCAAATCATCTCCGTCCTGCCCAACGTCAGCTTCTCCTCAATCTCTGGCGGCCGTAACTTCTTCTGTGGCCTCCGCTCCGGTGGCTACAGCTTCTTTTGCTGGTTCACCACTGAGTTTCCCAACAGTACCTTAGATCCCCAACGGGTTTACTTCAACAACACTGTTCTATTAGGGAACCTTTCGGTCGGTGACGACCAAATCTGCGCCACGGTGATTCGTACAGGCTCCGTCAAGTGCTGGAGAGATAGCGGCGCGGTTGGACTGCCACCTGCGTCCGATGCGTTTGTGTCAATATCGTCTGGGTTTGGATTCTCTTGCGGTATTTTGAGGGACAGCAATCAGGTTCGCTGCTGGGGTAAAAATACAGTTTTAGCGAATCAGACACAGACAGAATTTGGGAACATGTCGATGAAGAGTATTGTAGCGGGTGGCTCACATGTTTGCGGGGTGAATTCCACTGGGTTTGTGGTTTGCAAAGGACACAACGATTCTGGGCAGTTGAATGTTCCTTCGAATTGGCCGTGGGAGTTCTCGTCATTGGCGCTTGGAGCGAACCATAGTTGTGGAATTAGGCGAGAAAATGAATCGGTTGTGTGTTGGGGTGGGGAAGGGCAGTATTCAGTGAATATGACACAAGGGGTTTCGTTTACAACGATTGCTTCCGGGTCGAATTTTACTTGTGGCTTAACTACGAGAAATTTATCGATTATATGTTGGGGACCCGGGTGGCCTGGCGAGGCTAATTCTAGTTTAATGTCTGATCTTCCTAAAATTCTTCCAGGGCCTTGTGATAATTCTTCCTGTGGCGAGTGTGGTCTGTATCCGCTATCTCAGATTTTGTGCTCTGGTTTTGGGAATATTTGCAGGCCCTGTCTGACTCAAATTTCAATgccgccgccgccgccgccaGTATCATTTCCACCAGGGGCAACGGGTTCATCTCCATCGAAGGGATTGAGGCGGGGTTTATTGGCTTTTTGCATTGTAGGGTCGGTTGGAGCTTTCGCTGGTATTTGCACAGTAATCTACTGCTTGTGGACTGGAGTTTGTTTTGGGAAGAAAAAAGTGCATAATTCAGTGCAACCCACAATTACCAGAGATCCCAGTTCTAACAATGGCACAACCTCAAACAATAGTCCGCCTTCGAGATCATCCACCATTAGGCGTCAGGGTTCGAGAATTATGAGGCGCCAGAGGAGTGGAACCTCATCCAAGCACGCAGACAGGGCTGAGGAATTTTCATTAGGCGAGCTTGCAGTAGCCACCAACAATTTCTCCCTAGAGAACAAGCTTGGTGCTGGAAGCTTTGGTGTTGTGTACAGAGGCAAGTTAACAGATGGCCGAGAGGTTGCGATCAAAAGGGGAGAAACGGGTCCAAAGACGAAGAAATTTCAAGAGAAAGAAAGTGCATTTGATTCAGAGTTGGCTTTCTTGTCCCGTCTTCACCACAAACACTTGGTCAGGCTTGTTGGGTATTGCGAGGAAAATGATGAAAGGCTCTTGGTTTACGAGCACATGAAGAACGGTGCTCTTTATGATCATTTGCATGACAAAAACAATGTGGAAAAGAGTAGTAGTGTTTTGAATTCTTGGAAGATGAGGATAAAAATCGCGTTAGATGCAGCCAGAGGGATTGAATATCTTCATAATTATGCAGTGCCAACAATAATTCACAGAGACATCAAGTCCTCTAACATATTACTCGATGCCAATTGGACAGCAAGAGTATCTGACTTTGGATTATCATTAATGGGTCCAGAATCCGATCATGATTACAGACCGACGAAAGCAGCCGGAACTGTTGGTTACATTGATCCTGAATACTATGGTCTAAATGTATTGACGGCAAAGAGTGATGTTTATGGACTTGGAATAGTACTATTAGAGCTTTTGACAGGAAAGAGAGCAATATTCAGGAACGGTGAAGATGGAGGAGCACCCATAAGTGTGGTGGACTTTGCAGTGCCAGCAATTATGGCCGGAGACTTGGTAAAGATCCTAGACTCCAGGGTTGGGCCACCAGAGCTGAATGAAGTAGAAGCAGTGGAGCTGATGGCCTATACTGCACTGCATTGTGTGAATTTGGAAGGGAAGGACAGGCCAACAATGGCTGACATTGTGGCTAATTTGGACAGGGCATTGGCTGTCTGTGATGTTAGTCATGGGAGCATCTCTAGTG TGTAG
- the LOC122301498 gene encoding CTD nuclear envelope phosphatase 1 homolog — MPISELTRAEAYSPSSLHVWRTLLNWLAFFFRIFLQILRALSHHALPSSSSSSSSLSFKPLPVVELPDHELPATSEIEIPITARDSDSDELLDKLTVVLDLDETLVSTYETSNLPASVRNQATEAGLKYFELECISSDKECEGKPKVTHVTVFERPGLQEFLKEVGQFADLVLFTAGLEDYARPLVDKIDTENRFGLRLYRPSTTSTEHREHVKDLSILSKNPKRIVIIDNNPFSFLLQPLNGIPCVPFTAGQPHDTELLEVLLPLLKHLSQQKDVRPVLYERFHMPECFQKQGIPSSAWTS, encoded by the exons ATGCCCATTTCGGAGTTGACTCGGGCCGAAGCGTACTCGCCGAGTTCTCTGCACGTATGGCGTACGCTCCTGAACTGGTTGGCCTTCTTCTTCCGGATCTTCCTTCAGATCCTCAGAGCTCTCAGCCACCACGCTCTgccctcttcctcctcctcttcttcttctttgtctttCAAGCCCTTACCGGTCGTTGAGCTCCCGGACCACGAGTTGCCTGCCACCTCCGAAATAGAAATCCCCATCACCGCCAGGGATTCGGATTCCGACGAGCTTCTCGATAAGCTCACG GTAGTTCTTGACTTGGACGAAACTCTAGTATCTACATATGAGACATCTAATTTGCCAGCTAGCGTTCGTAATCAAGCAACCGAAGCTGGGTTGAAGTATTTTGAACTGGAATGCATATCTTCGGACAAG GAATGTGAAGGAAAACCTAAGGTCACCCATGTTACAGTTTTTGAGCGCCCAGGATTGCAAGAATTCTTGAAAGAAGTCGGTCAATTTGCGGATCTTGTGCTGTTTACTGCTGGTCTTGAAG ATTATGCTAGACCACTTGTGGACAAAATAGATACTGAAAATCGATTTGGTCTTCGACTTTATCGCCCTTCTACAACTAGCAC CGAGCATCGGGAGCACGTGAAGGATCTCTCCATCCTATCAAAGAATCCAAAACGAATTGTCATTATTGATAACAATCCATTCAGTTTCTTGTTGCAACCACTGAATGGAATTCCTTGCGTTCCATTTACTGCCGGGCAACCCCATGACACAGAG CTTTTGGAAGTCCTCCTTCCACTCCTCAAGCACCTCTCTCAGCAGAAAGATGTGAGACCAGTGCTCTATGAAAGGTTCCATATGCCTGAATGTTTTCAAAAGCAAGGGATTCCTAGTTCTGCTTGGACATCTTAG